From the Eleutherodactylus coqui strain aEleCoq1 chromosome 7, aEleCoq1.hap1, whole genome shotgun sequence genome, one window contains:
- the LOC136573028 gene encoding uncharacterized protein: MIREEIEASLSSLSVPPPTKRVRRSRIEESDSEEGFLEDSPSESIPPMEDTRKYFFASADLGQLLTAVRHTMQVEEQTPQQPSLQDTLFRGLIPQPKPSFPVNDILKQLILTEWKQAEHKFFLPKEFKERMVFTPEDIEFLDTVPKVDLAVARVSKKAALPFEDISQLRDPLDSRVDSAMKKAWESAALTMKTNITATSVARSMTLWLDQLQALVSQRGSREDISNCLPLLQQATGFLADASMESVRFGARSAALSNTARRAVWVKAWTGDNASKNRLCSLPFQGHRIFGPSLDTLLEKASDKSQGLPAERPVKRPSSSYPPPFVPPRTYRGKGKTRRWSYPKGGKGENPPIGIRQVGGRLRGFANRWNEITSNPWALRLVSEGYRIELSAPPPRRFMVTPCQSPASARALQSGVRDLLSLGAIIPVPSEERFKGCYSPLFLIKKPNGAYRVIINLKYLNKSIAYRRFKMESVRSAIPLITPDSVMATVDLKDAYYHIPIHSDSQQFLRFALVIEGSVSHYQFACLPFGISSAPRVFSKLVLEMVAALRTDKVLIVPYLDDFLLIAGSPSELQHRVNLTLHLFESLGWINNFDKSNLQPEQRKKFLGVILDSHHQCSSLPLEKQKTIQDESRALSLASQVSLRRGMRVLGLITACIGVVPWAQLHGRTLQDFILSNWDKSPASLDQEVTLTHKVRSSLGW; this comes from the coding sequence atgatccgcgaggagatcgaggcctctctctcgtctctttccgttccgccccccacgaaaagggtaaggcggtcacggatagaagaatcagactcggaggaagggttcttagaagattccccctcagaatccataccgcccatggaagacacgaggaagtacttcttcgcatcggcggatctggggcagctactaacagcggtccgtcacaccatgcaggtggaggaacagacgccgcagcagccatccctccaggataccctgttccggggactcatacctcagcccaaaccatcattcccggtcaatgatatcctaaaacagcttatcttgaccgagtggaaacaggcagaacacAAGTTTTTCCTGCCTAAGGAGTTTAAAGAGCGTATGGTCTTCACCCCGGAGGACATTGAGTTCTTGGACACCGTCCCGAAGGTGgatttggcggtcgccagggtctcgaagaaggctgccctcccctttgaggacatctccCAATTGCGGGACCCACTGGATTCACGAGTGGATTCGGCAATGAAGAAGGCCTGGGAGTCAGCGGCCCTCACCATGAAAACCAACATTACGGCCACGTCGGTAGCGAGATCCATGACGCTCTGGCTAGACCAACTCCAGGCCCTGGTCTCgcaaaggggttcgagggaagatatctccaactgccttcccctcctccaacaggccaccggcttcctggcggacgcctcgatggagtcagtaaggttcggggcccggtcggcggcactttcgaacacagccaggagggccgtctgggtaaaagcctggacaggggacaatgcctcaaagaacaggctttgctctttgcccttccaaggacatcgcatcttcggaccttccctggacacactcctggagaaggcctcagacaaaagtcaggggctaccagcagagagacccgtcaagcggccttcctcctcctaccctcctccctttgtccccccgagaacatacagggggaaggggaaaaccagacgctggtcttaccccaaaggcggaaagggtgagaatccgcccatcgggatccggcaggtggggggcagacttaggGGGTTCGCCAATAGATGGAACGAaataacctccaatccctgggcccttcGCCTGGTCTCAGAGGGCTATAGAATTGAGctttccgccccccctccccggaggttcatggttaccccctgccagtcacccgcgtcggcccggGCCCTCCAGTCGGGGGTACGGGACCTACTATCCCTGGGGGCCATTATCCCGGTTCCCTCAGAAGAACGGTTCAAAggctgctactcccccttgtttcttattaagaagcctaacggggcctacagagttataatcaacctgaaatacctgaataaatctatagcataccgaagatttaaaatggaatcagtaagatcagcgatccccctaatcacaccagatagcgtcatggccacggtgGACTTAAAAGACGCCTATTATCATATTCCCATACACTCAGACTCCCAACAGTTTCTTCGATTCGCCCTGGTGATAGAAGGGTCAGTCTCGCATTACCAATTCgcatgcctgccgttcgggatttcctccgcaccgcgggtattctccaaactagtattggagatggtagcagcactaaggacggacaaagtactaattgtcccatacctcgacgatttcctgcttatagcaggatcaccctcggaactccagcaccgggtcaacctcaccctccacctgttcgagtcgctaggttggatcaataacttcgacaaatccaatcttcagcccgaacaaaggaaaaagttcctaggggttatcctggactcacaccaccagtgctcttccctcccgctagaaaagcaaaaaacgatccaagacgaaagccgggcactttcgttagcctcccaagtatcccttaggagaggcatgagggtcctcggtctcataacagcctgtattggagtagtcccgtgggcccagttacatggtagaactctccaggactttatcctgagcaactgggacaaaTCACCAGCTTCCCTGGATCAGGAAGTCACCCTCACTCACAAAGTAAGGTCCTCCTTGGGGTGGTAG